A region from the Flavobacterium enshiense genome encodes:
- a CDS encoding ATP-dependent helicase: protein MQQIINQLNEAQRAPVLQKDGPMIVIAGAGSGKTRVLTVRIANLIHQGVDAFNILSLTFTNKAAREMKKRITDIVGPEAKNLWMGTFHSVFAKILRIEADKLGYPSNFTIYDAQDSVRLIGQIIKEMQLDKDVYKPKQVFGRISSYKNSLITVKAYFNNPELQEADAMSKKPRMGEIYNQYVERCFKSGAMDFDDLLLKTNELLNRFPDVLAKYQDRFRYILVDEYQDTNHSQYLIVRALSDRFHNICVVGDDAQSIYAFRGANINNILNFQKDYEGVQTYRLEQNYRSTRNIVEAANTIIDKNKTKLDKVVWTANEFGPKIKIHRSLTDGEEGRFVASTIFEEKMQKQMMNGQFAILYRTNAQSRAMEDALRKRDIPYRIYGGLSFYQRKEIKDVLCYLRLVINPKDEEALIRVINYPARGIGNSTIEKLTVAANHYKRSIFEVMEHIEKIDLKLTSGTKNKLQDFVMMIKSFQVINENQDALYLTDHVTKKTGLIQELKKDATPEGIARIENIEVLMGGIKDFIEGQKEVDGARGALSEFLEDVALATDLDNDTGDDDRVALMTIHLAKGLEFPTVFIVGMEEDLFPSAMSMNTRSELEEERRLFYVALTRAEHQAYLTYAQSRYRWGKLVDSEPSRFIEEIDPQYLEYLTPVETNYRYKPMINTDIFGDVDKSKLRLSKPVAGTPPKYITNNEPKPDLNIRKLKPVSGAAPVGKANLFDGNLSIGDIVMHERFGKGQILNTEGAGADKKAEIKFEVGGIKKLLLRFAKLDVIG from the coding sequence ATGCAACAGATAATAAATCAGCTTAACGAAGCTCAGCGTGCGCCCGTACTGCAAAAAGACGGACCAATGATAGTGATTGCGGGTGCCGGTTCCGGAAAAACTCGTGTGCTTACGGTTCGTATTGCCAATCTAATTCATCAGGGCGTTGATGCTTTTAATATCTTATCGCTTACGTTTACCAATAAGGCGGCACGTGAGATGAAAAAACGTATTACCGATATTGTAGGTCCGGAAGCCAAAAATCTTTGGATGGGAACCTTTCACTCGGTTTTTGCTAAGATTTTGCGTATCGAAGCTGATAAATTAGGATATCCAAGTAATTTCACCATTTATGACGCTCAGGATTCTGTGCGTTTAATCGGACAAATTATCAAGGAGATGCAGCTGGACAAGGATGTCTACAAACCAAAACAGGTTTTCGGCCGAATTTCGTCGTATAAGAACAGTCTTATTACTGTAAAAGCGTATTTCAACAATCCGGAATTGCAGGAAGCCGATGCGATGAGTAAAAAACCGCGTATGGGTGAGATTTACAATCAGTATGTGGAGCGTTGTTTTAAATCCGGAGCCATGGATTTTGATGATTTGTTGTTGAAAACCAATGAATTGTTAAATCGTTTTCCGGATGTATTGGCAAAGTATCAGGATCGTTTCAGATATATTTTGGTGGATGAGTATCAGGATACAAACCATTCGCAATATTTGATTGTTCGCGCTTTATCCGACAGATTCCATAATATCTGTGTGGTAGGTGATGATGCGCAGAGTATCTATGCTTTCCGCGGAGCGAACATCAATAATATTTTAAATTTCCAGAAGGATTACGAAGGTGTTCAAACGTATCGTTTGGAGCAGAATTACCGTTCCACCAGAAATATTGTGGAAGCCGCCAATACGATAATCGACAAGAATAAAACAAAGTTGGACAAAGTGGTTTGGACAGCGAATGAATTCGGTCCGAAAATTAAAATCCACCGCAGTTTAACTGATGGGGAAGAAGGCCGTTTTGTAGCTTCCACCATTTTTGAAGAGAAGATGCAAAAGCAGATGATGAACGGACAGTTTGCTATTTTGTACCGTACCAACGCTCAATCACGAGCAATGGAAGATGCTTTGCGTAAAAGAGATATTCCGTACCGAATTTACGGAGGATTGTCGTTCTATCAGCGCAAGGAAATTAAAGACGTGTTGTGCTATTTGCGTTTGGTTATCAATCCGAAAGACGAGGAGGCACTGATTCGCGTAATTAATTATCCGGCAAGAGGAATTGGTAATTCTACAATTGAAAAATTGACGGTAGCGGCCAATCATTATAAGCGTTCCATCTTTGAAGTCATGGAACACATTGAAAAAATCGATTTGAAACTGACATCGGGAACTAAAAACAAATTACAGGATTTTGTAATGATGATTAAGAGTTTCCAGGTTATCAACGAAAATCAAGATGCGCTTTATCTGACTGATCATGTAACCAAGAAAACTGGTTTAATTCAGGAACTAAAAAAAGATGCCACTCCGGAAGGTATCGCCCGTATTGAAAACATTGAGGTTTTAATGGGAGGTATCAAGGATTTTATCGAAGGTCAAAAAGAAGTTGATGGTGCCCGTGGTGCTTTATCTGAATTCCTTGAAGATGTGGCTTTGGCTACCGATTTGGATAATGATACCGGTGATGATGACCGTGTAGCATTAATGACCATTCACTTGGCAAAAGGATTGGAATTCCCGACGGTTTTTATCGTAGGTATGGAAGAAGATTTGTTCCCGAGTGCGATGAGTATGAACACCCGAAGCGAACTGGAAGAAGAACGCCGATTGTTTTATGTAGCCTTAACCCGTGCGGAACATCAGGCTTATTTAACGTATGCCCAATCGCGTTACCGTTGGGGAAAACTTGTGGATAGCGAGCCATCCCGTTTTATCGAAGAAATTGATCCACAATATTTGGAATATTTAACACCGGTGGAGACGAATTACCGTTACAAACCAATGATTAACACTGATATTTTCGGAGATGTAGACAAATCGAAACTTCGTTTGTCAAAACCTGTTGCAGGTACGCCTCCGAAATATATTACAAATAATGAGCCGAAACCTGACTTAAATATTCGTAAATTGAAGCCTGTTTCAGGAGCGGCACCTGTTGGTAAAGCCAATTTGTTTGACGGTAATCTATCAATAGGGGACATCGTAATGCATGAGCGCTTCGGAAAAGGGCAGATCCTGAATACGGAAGGAGCGGGGGCAGACAAAAAAGCAGAAATCAAATTTGAAGTCGGAGGAATTAAGAAGTTATTGTTGCGTTTTGCGAAGCTGGATGTAATTGGATAG
- a CDS encoding carboxypeptidase-like regulatory domain-containing protein: protein MKKLLLVFMFFMHLGVFSQNVEITVALKDYETNLPIEDASITVLNTRQGLVSNKDGIFKISLDKPSKIQISHASYKTITINSSSLKLKENIIYMDRSTKTLEEVIITTKHPQEILKKLVENSSDKLTIPVNLKVYVREFFKKNDKYTSFNDGLLNFYIQGRPTSVKTDILVEQNRFYGLINDEVDESTLGYNLNDIIGNYYEFKYLEKVVEAYSKKKYDYEIKTFPNKQDCYIMNIRPLQNIDGYLPDFYIVYDYKKNIIIEINSSVLTERYEFKGVTDFLVIKGKIFNSVFNATYKYDGKNYYLASSKEEIGFKTTNKKKEEERIEVKNYLVTTNFGTKPVPYDKSDVYKEKSLFNKRNTILTNYWEFDSGLTPTEEEKQIIESLASKL from the coding sequence ATGAAAAAGTTATTACTGGTTTTTATGTTTTTTATGCATTTAGGGGTTTTTTCACAAAACGTTGAAATTACTGTTGCCCTAAAAGACTACGAAACCAATCTGCCTATTGAAGATGCTTCCATTACGGTCCTTAACACCAGACAGGGACTAGTAAGTAATAAAGACGGTATTTTTAAAATTTCCCTGGATAAACCTTCAAAGATTCAGATTTCGCACGCCTCTTATAAGACAATTACAATCAATTCATCTTCTTTAAAGCTGAAAGAGAACATAATTTATATGGATCGCAGTACCAAAACGCTTGAAGAAGTTATCATCACCACAAAACACCCTCAGGAAATTTTAAAGAAACTGGTAGAAAATTCCTCCGATAAATTAACAATTCCGGTAAACCTTAAAGTCTATGTCCGTGAATTCTTTAAGAAAAATGATAAGTACACGTCATTTAACGACGGACTTTTAAATTTTTACATTCAGGGAAGACCCACCAGTGTTAAGACTGATATACTGGTAGAACAAAACCGTTTTTACGGATTGATTAATGATGAAGTTGATGAAAGCACTTTGGGATACAATTTAAACGATATAATTGGTAACTACTATGAATTCAAATACCTTGAAAAAGTGGTCGAGGCTTATTCGAAGAAAAAATACGATTACGAAATAAAAACGTTTCCAAATAAGCAGGATTGTTACATTATGAATATCAGGCCGTTACAAAATATTGATGGTTATTTGCCGGATTTCTATATAGTTTACGATTATAAAAAGAATATCATAATCGAAATCAACTCTTCGGTACTAACTGAACGTTATGAGTTTAAAGGTGTAACCGATTTTTTAGTGATTAAAGGAAAAATTTTTAATTCCGTTTTTAACGCCACCTATAAATACGACGGAAAAAATTATTATTTAGCGAGTTCAAAAGAAGAGATAGGTTTCAAAACAACCAATAAGAAGAAAGAAGAAGAACGTATTGAAGTGAAGAATTATCTGGTTACGACAAACTTCGGTACAAAGCCGGTTCCATACGATAAAAGTGATGTTTATAAAGAAAAATCTTTATTTAATAAACGAAACACGATACTGACCAATTATTGGGAATTCGATTCGGGATTAACCCCAACGGAAGAAGAAAAACAGATAATCGAAAGTTTAGCTTCTAAATTGTAA
- a CDS encoding M1 family metallopeptidase: MKYFLLIITSFAFAQQSKKVDFISLHANLNPNSIEKSISGNVAYDFVVKSKTDTIKIDAVRMEFSDVKINGKSVQFKNSGKTLNLFEGYKKGKNKLEFFYSAKPKQTMYFVGDFSTGSGQIWTQGQGKYTSHWLPSFDDVNEKVIFNISAQFRNDFTVLSNGVLKSIVMNSKGNLKTWNYQMQKPMSSYLVMLAIGKFAKKAETSKSGIPLEFYLREEDKDKFLTTYKYSKEIFDFFEREIGVKYPWEVYRQVPVMDFLYAGMENTTSTIFAQDFVVDEIGFNDRTYMNVNAHELAHQWFGDMVTAQSGKHHWLQEGFATYYALMAEKELFGEDHFNFELYQTAETLQRASKKDTIPLLNEKASSLTFYQKGAWALHYLREQVGDKDFKKAVERYLKKYRFENVNTDNFLVEINKVSKFDTNAFRKNWLEASGFQVNEALVILKKNKFMSDYLNLVEQSEVPFSEKKTRFEAILNSDAFYPMKEEVVYQMTEVPFEEKKVLLVEAMKSNNSKVRQAIAVTMKQIPPDFKTEYTTLLNDTSYLTREIAFKNLMAQFPEDRVSLLEQTKDWVGFSDKNLRIAWLTLALAKPDYQEENKVKFYDELLRYTTPDFEANTRQNAIVNLLFLNKADKNVLPNLVNGLTHPKWQFTKFCREKIREMLKQDTFKKYFQELLPTLPENEKMQLQKLL; this comes from the coding sequence ATGAAATATTTTTTACTGATTATCACTTCATTCGCTTTTGCACAACAAAGCAAGAAAGTCGATTTTATTTCGTTACACGCCAATCTGAATCCAAATTCCATTGAAAAATCCATCAGTGGAAATGTTGCTTATGATTTTGTAGTGAAATCCAAAACGGATACCATTAAAATTGATGCTGTCAGAATGGAATTCAGTGATGTAAAAATCAATGGTAAATCAGTACAATTTAAAAACTCGGGAAAAACATTAAATCTTTTCGAAGGCTATAAGAAAGGAAAAAACAAACTTGAATTTTTCTATTCGGCAAAACCGAAGCAAACTATGTATTTTGTGGGTGATTTTTCAACAGGTTCCGGACAAATCTGGACGCAGGGTCAAGGGAAATATACGTCACATTGGCTGCCTAGTTTTGACGACGTAAACGAAAAAGTGATCTTTAATATCTCGGCACAGTTCAGAAATGATTTTACGGTTTTATCGAACGGTGTTTTAAAAAGCATCGTCATGAATTCAAAGGGGAATCTAAAAACCTGGAACTACCAAATGCAAAAACCTATGAGTTCCTATTTGGTAATGCTGGCCATAGGTAAGTTTGCTAAGAAAGCAGAAACTTCAAAATCAGGAATACCATTGGAATTTTATCTGCGGGAAGAAGACAAGGACAAATTCTTAACAACCTATAAATATTCAAAAGAGATATTTGACTTTTTTGAGCGCGAAATAGGTGTGAAATATCCTTGGGAAGTCTATCGCCAGGTTCCGGTGATGGATTTTTTATATGCCGGGATGGAAAACACCACATCAACAATTTTCGCGCAGGATTTTGTAGTGGATGAAATCGGGTTTAATGACCGAACTTACATGAATGTAAATGCCCATGAATTAGCCCATCAGTGGTTTGGCGACATGGTTACGGCCCAATCGGGAAAACACCATTGGTTACAGGAAGGTTTTGCGACGTATTATGCATTAATGGCCGAAAAGGAACTCTTTGGCGAGGACCATTTTAATTTCGAATTGTATCAGACGGCAGAAACATTGCAAAGAGCTTCGAAAAAAGATACGATTCCGCTTTTGAACGAAAAAGCAAGTTCGCTTACTTTTTACCAGAAAGGAGCCTGGGCACTGCATTATCTGAGAGAACAAGTTGGTGATAAAGATTTTAAAAAGGCAGTCGAACGTTATTTAAAGAAATACAGATTCGAAAATGTGAATACGGATAATTTTCTGGTTGAGATTAATAAAGTTTCCAAATTCGATACCAATGCCTTTAGAAAAAACTGGTTGGAAGCCTCCGGATTTCAGGTAAATGAAGCATTGGTTATTTTGAAGAAAAACAAATTCATGTCGGATTACCTTAATTTGGTAGAGCAATCGGAAGTACCTTTTTCGGAAAAGAAAACCCGTTTTGAAGCCATTTTGAATTCAGATGCTTTTTATCCGATGAAAGAGGAAGTTGTTTATCAGATGACAGAAGTTCCTTTCGAGGAGAAAAAAGTCCTGCTGGTTGAGGCAATGAAATCGAATAATAGTAAAGTCAGACAAGCCATTGCTGTTACGATGAAACAAATTCCGCCTGATTTCAAAACGGAATACACGACTTTACTGAACGACACTTCTTATTTGACAAGAGAAATAGCGTTTAAAAATTTAATGGCACAATTTCCGGAAGATCGGGTTTCATTATTGGAACAAACCAAAGACTGGGTTGGTTTCAGTGATAAGAATTTACGAATAGCCTGGCTGACATTGGCTTTGGCTAAACCGGACTATCAAGAAGAGAACAAGGTGAAGTTTTATGATGAATTATTGAGGTATACTACGCCGGATTTTGAAGCAAATACAAGACAAAACGCCATTGTAAATTTGTTGTTCCTAAACAAAGCCGATAAAAACGTGTTGCCTAATTTGGTAAATGGGTTGACACACCCAAAATGGCAGTTTACTAAGTTTTGTCGTGAAAAAATAAGGGAAATGCTGAAACAGGATACATTTAAAAAATATTTTCAGGAGTTGTTGCCTACCTTGCCTGAAAACGAAAAAATGCAGCTGCAAAAATTATTGTAA
- a CDS encoding diphthine--ammonia ligase produces MFTSKLHDLKKKALFNWSSGKDSALALYKTLQNSEIEIVSLLTSVNKQYNRISMHGVRAELLEQQAQSIGLPLYKMEIPEMPTMEVYEDVMRQALNHFKEKGVTHSVFGDIFLEDLRKYREDKLAEMQLEGVFPLWKIDTKELIQEFLDLGFKTIVTCVNERNLDKSFVGRVIDEQFITDLPENVDVCGENGEFHTFTFDGPIFSKPIDFEIGEIVYRKYEKPKTESSNTACDTNDSAFDYGFWYCDLIPK; encoded by the coding sequence ATGTTTACTTCCAAATTACACGATTTGAAAAAGAAAGCCCTTTTTAACTGGAGCAGCGGAAAAGATTCAGCTCTCGCCTTATATAAAACCCTCCAGAATTCCGAAATAGAAATCGTTTCGCTTTTAACGAGCGTCAACAAACAATACAACCGTATTTCCATGCATGGCGTTCGCGCGGAACTCCTGGAACAACAAGCACAAAGCATCGGATTACCACTTTATAAAATGGAAATTCCCGAAATGCCAACCATGGAAGTTTATGAAGATGTCATGCGTCAGGCTCTGAATCATTTCAAAGAAAAAGGCGTGACTCATTCTGTTTTTGGCGATATTTTCCTGGAAGATTTACGAAAATACCGAGAAGATAAATTAGCTGAAATGCAATTGGAAGGCGTTTTTCCGCTTTGGAAAATTGATACCAAAGAGTTAATCCAAGAGTTTCTGGATTTGGGTTTCAAAACAATAGTGACATGCGTTAACGAACGTAATCTTGACAAAAGTTTTGTAGGAAGAGTTATTGATGAGCAATTCATAACCGATTTACCTGAAAACGTTGATGTTTGTGGGGAAAACGGAGAATTTCATACCTTTACTTTTGACGGACCTATTTTCTCCAAACCAATCGATTTCGAAATAGGAGAAATTGTGTATCGTAAATATGAAAAACCAAAAACAGAATCTTCCAATACGGCATGCGATACCAATGACAGTGCTTTTGATTACGGATTTTGGTATTGCGATTTGATTCCGAAATAA